A stretch of Henckelia pumila isolate YLH828 chromosome 4, ASM3356847v2, whole genome shotgun sequence DNA encodes these proteins:
- the LOC140865949 gene encoding heat shock cognate 70 kDa protein-like isoform X2 — MIVVDYKGQKKRCVAEEISSMVLTKMKEIAEDFLGFKVKNAVITVPAYFNDSQKQATRIAGIISGLNVLRIIVEPTAAAIAYGLDKMFSSSDKKNVLIFDLGGGTFDVSILTIEKNTFNVRSTAGDTHLGGEDFDNRMVNHFVEEFNRKHKMDISGNPRALGKLRIACETAKRNLSFMLHTTIGIDSLYKGIDFECKIARAKFEELNMDLFEECIGHVQKCLMDAGMDKERIDDVVLVGGSTRIPKVKQLLQDFFDGKELCKSVNPDEAVAYGAAVQAANLAGQGCDEIRDLVLWDVTPLSLGEAIVGDEMSVVVPKNTKIPTKKERNYITCRDNQTTVPIEVHEGERPRASDNILLGKFYLSGIPPAPKGVSKISVCYDIDVNGILTVTAEDRTTGNTNSIVVSNVTSILSDDEIERMLKEAETFKLEDDELRKKFEAKNSLENYVYRIRDIFLNKNNAGEFPYSEAKKMEDKIKSTIQWLDENRVTEIDVFEDKRKELESMWGPIITKF; from the coding sequence ATGATTGTTGTTGACTACAAAGGTCAAAAGAAGCGATGTGTTGCTGAAGAGATTTCTTCCATGGTTCTCACCAAGATGAAGGAGATTGCCGAAGATTTTCTTGGATTTAAAGTAAAAAATGCAGTTATTACTGTACCTGCCTACTTCAATGATTCACAGAAGCAGGCAACCCGGATAGCGGGAATCATTTCTGGGCTCAACGTCTTGCGTATCATCGTTGAACCAACTGCTGCAGCCATTGCCTACGGTCTTGACAAAATGTTCAGCAGCTCGGATAAGAAGAACGTGCTTATTTTTGACCTTGGCGGTGGCACTTTCGATGTTTCTATTCTCACTATAGAGAAGAATACCTTCAACGTGAGGTCAACTGCAGGTGACACACACCTTGGAGGAGAGGATTTCGACAATAGAATGGTGAACCATTTTGTGGAAGAGTTCAACAGGAAGCACAAAATGGACATAAGCGGCAACCCCCGGGCATTGGGAAAGTTGAGGATAGCTTGTGAGACGGCGAAGAGGAATCTATCTTTTATGTTACATACAACTATTGGGATTGACTCTTTGTACAAGGGAATCGATTTTGAGTGCAAAATAGCACGTGCCAAATTCGAGGAGCTCAACATGGACTTGTTTGAGGAATGCATTGGCCATGTCCAGAAGTGTTTGATGGACGCGGGGATGGACAAGGAAAGAATTGATGATGTAGTGCTTGTTGGTGGATCCACTAGAATTCCAAAGGTGAAACAATTGCTTCAAGATTTCTTTGACGGTAAGGAGCTATGCAAAAGCGTTAACCCGGATGAGGCCGTAGCCTACGGTGCTGCAGTTCAAGCAGCGAATTTGGCTGGGCAGGGTTGTGATGAGATTCGAGACCTGGTGCTATGGGATGTCACCCCTCTGTCTCTCGGTGAGGCTATTGTAGGGGATGAAATGAGTGTAGTAGTTCCAAAGAATACCAAAATTCCTACTAAGAAGGAACGAAATTATATTACTTGTCGCGATAACCAAACGACTGTGCCAATCGAAGTGCACGAGGGTGAAAGGCCTAGAGCAAGCGACAACATCTTGTTGGGTAAATTTTATTTGTCTGGAATTCCTCCGGCTCCGAAAGGGGTCTCAAAAATAAGCGTGTGCTATGATATTGATGTTAATGGCATCTTAACTGTGACTGCTGAAGACAGAACAACTGGAAATACAAACAGCATTGTAGTCAGCAATGTTACAAGTATACTGTCTGATGATGAGATTGAAAGAATGTTGAAGGAAGCAGAGACATTTAAATTAGAAGACGACGAGCTTAGAAAGAAATTCGAGGCGAAAAATTCTCTAGAAAATTATGTGTACCGCATCAGAGATATTTTTTTGAACAAAAACAATGCTGGCGAATTTCCATATAGCGAAGCCAAAAAAATGGAAGACAAGATCAAGTCTACTATTCAATGGTTGGATGAAAACAGAGTCACAGAAATAGACGTTTTCGAGGATAAAAGAAAGGAGCTGGAGAGCATGTGGGGTCCTATCATTACAAAATTCTAG
- the LOC140865949 gene encoding heat shock cognate 70 kDa protein-like isoform X1: MAGKSEGPAIGIDLGTTHSCVAVWHHDRVQIIPNDQGNRVTPSLVAFNETERLIGDAAKNVMAINPTNTVFDAKRLIGRRFSDPLVQRDVKQWPFEVVCGANDKPMIVVDYKGQKKRCVAEEISSMVLTKMKEIAEDFLGFKVKNAVITVPAYFNDSQKQATRIAGIISGLNVLRIIVEPTAAAIAYGLDKMFSSSDKKNVLIFDLGGGTFDVSILTIEKNTFNVRSTAGDTHLGGEDFDNRMVNHFVEEFNRKHKMDISGNPRALGKLRIACETAKRNLSFMLHTTIGIDSLYKGIDFECKIARAKFEELNMDLFEECIGHVQKCLMDAGMDKERIDDVVLVGGSTRIPKVKQLLQDFFDGKELCKSVNPDEAVAYGAAVQAANLAGQGCDEIRDLVLWDVTPLSLGEAIVGDEMSVVVPKNTKIPTKKERNYITCRDNQTTVPIEVHEGERPRASDNILLGKFYLSGIPPAPKGVSKISVCYDIDVNGILTVTAEDRTTGNTNSIVVSNVTSILSDDEIERMLKEAETFKLEDDELRKKFEAKNSLENYVYRIRDIFLNKNNAGEFPYSEAKKMEDKIKSTIQWLDENRVTEIDVFEDKRKELESMWGPIITKF, from the exons ATGGCTGGGAAAAGCGAAGGCCCGGCGATAGGAATTGATTTGGGCACCACTCATTCATGCGTAGCTGTGTGGCATCACGATCGTGTTCAGATCATACCCAACGATCAGGGAAACCGCGTCACGCCTTCCCTTGTAGCTTTCAATGAAACCGAACGTCTCATTGGCGACGCTGCTAAGAATGTTATGGCCATTAACCCCACTAACACCGTCTTTG ATGCGAAAAGATTGATTGGTAGGAGATTCAGTGACCCTTTGGTCCAAAGAGACGTGAAGCAATGGCCTTTCGAGGTCGTTTGTGGCGCTAATGACAAGCCCATGATTGTTGTTGACTACAAAGGTCAAAAGAAGCGATGTGTTGCTGAAGAGATTTCTTCCATGGTTCTCACCAAGATGAAGGAGATTGCCGAAGATTTTCTTGGATTTAAAGTAAAAAATGCAGTTATTACTGTACCTGCCTACTTCAATGATTCACAGAAGCAGGCAACCCGGATAGCGGGAATCATTTCTGGGCTCAACGTCTTGCGTATCATCGTTGAACCAACTGCTGCAGCCATTGCCTACGGTCTTGACAAAATGTTCAGCAGCTCGGATAAGAAGAACGTGCTTATTTTTGACCTTGGCGGTGGCACTTTCGATGTTTCTATTCTCACTATAGAGAAGAATACCTTCAACGTGAGGTCAACTGCAGGTGACACACACCTTGGAGGAGAGGATTTCGACAATAGAATGGTGAACCATTTTGTGGAAGAGTTCAACAGGAAGCACAAAATGGACATAAGCGGCAACCCCCGGGCATTGGGAAAGTTGAGGATAGCTTGTGAGACGGCGAAGAGGAATCTATCTTTTATGTTACATACAACTATTGGGATTGACTCTTTGTACAAGGGAATCGATTTTGAGTGCAAAATAGCACGTGCCAAATTCGAGGAGCTCAACATGGACTTGTTTGAGGAATGCATTGGCCATGTCCAGAAGTGTTTGATGGACGCGGGGATGGACAAGGAAAGAATTGATGATGTAGTGCTTGTTGGTGGATCCACTAGAATTCCAAAGGTGAAACAATTGCTTCAAGATTTCTTTGACGGTAAGGAGCTATGCAAAAGCGTTAACCCGGATGAGGCCGTAGCCTACGGTGCTGCAGTTCAAGCAGCGAATTTGGCTGGGCAGGGTTGTGATGAGATTCGAGACCTGGTGCTATGGGATGTCACCCCTCTGTCTCTCGGTGAGGCTATTGTAGGGGATGAAATGAGTGTAGTAGTTCCAAAGAATACCAAAATTCCTACTAAGAAGGAACGAAATTATATTACTTGTCGCGATAACCAAACGACTGTGCCAATCGAAGTGCACGAGGGTGAAAGGCCTAGAGCAAGCGACAACATCTTGTTGGGTAAATTTTATTTGTCTGGAATTCCTCCGGCTCCGAAAGGGGTCTCAAAAATAAGCGTGTGCTATGATATTGATGTTAATGGCATCTTAACTGTGACTGCTGAAGACAGAACAACTGGAAATACAAACAGCATTGTAGTCAGCAATGTTACAAGTATACTGTCTGATGATGAGATTGAAAGAATGTTGAAGGAAGCAGAGACATTTAAATTAGAAGACGACGAGCTTAGAAAGAAATTCGAGGCGAAAAATTCTCTAGAAAATTATGTGTACCGCATCAGAGATATTTTTTTGAACAAAAACAATGCTGGCGAATTTCCATATAGCGAAGCCAAAAAAATGGAAGACAAGATCAAGTCTACTATTCAATGGTTGGATGAAAACAGAGTCACAGAAATAGACGTTTTCGAGGATAAAAGAAAGGAGCTGGAGAGCATGTGGGGTCCTATCATTACAAAATTCTAG
- the LOC140867399 gene encoding heat shock cognate 70 kDa protein-like yields MAGESEGPAIGIDLGTTYSCVAVWHHGDVEIIPNDQGNRITPSYVAFNETECLIGQAAENVADINHANTIFDAKRLIGRRFSDPLVQKDFMLWPFKVVSSQDDKPMIVATHQGEEKQFAAEQISSMLLTKMKEIAEAHLGCAVKNAVITVPAYFNDSQRKLTKEAGTIAGLNILRLIAEPTAAAIAYGLQKNIYSDTSPKNILVFDLGGGNLDVSVLAIENSIFQVKAVSGDTHLGGEDFDNRMVDYFVEEVKRKHKKDISGNPRTLRRLRTACEKAKRNLSFMAHTTIALEHLYDGIDFEYKLTREIFEELNMYLFEECIGHVDKCLKDSQIDKTSIHDVVLVGGSTRIPMIQKLLQDFFNGKELCKSIHPDEAVASGAAIQAAILSGQQSNHENSICDIELHEVAPLSLRLVTLGAEMEVVISRNTPIPTTIEKRFTPGIDFQKKVELSVYQGESERTSDNTLLGEFVFSAQRHVPHLNVFFDIDANGILNVSAEDKASQKKHVFKKFRRKVGGWLHKKDRENGTERSS; encoded by the exons ATGGCTGGAGAAAGCGAAGGACCGGCGATAGGAATCGATTTGGGGACCACTTATTCATGCGTAGCCGTGTGGCACCACGGCGATGTGGAGATCATACCCAATGATCAGGGCAATCGCATTACACCTTCTTATGTAGCCTTCAATGAAACCGAATGTCTTATTGGCCAAGCTGCCGAGAATGTCGCGGACATTAACCACGCCAACACTATTTTTG ATGCTAAAAGACTGATTGGTAGGAGATTTAGCGACCCTTTGGTCCAGAAAGATTTTATGCTTTGGCCATTCAAAGTCGTCTCGAGTCAGGATGATAAGCCCATGATTGTGGCTACGCACCAAGGTGAAGAGAAACAATTTGCTGCTGAACAGATTTCTTCCATGCTCCTCACCAAGATGAAGGAGATTGCAGAAGCACATCTCGGTTGTGCAGTAAAAAACGCGGTTATTACGGTACCGGCCTACTTCAACGATTCCCAGAGGAAGTTGACCAAGGAGGCCGGAACCATAGCTGGGCTCAATATCTTGCGTCTCATTGCCGAACCAACTGCTGCAGCGATTGCCTATGGtctccaaaaaaatatttatagcgaCACCAGCCCCAAAAACATACTTGTTTTCGACCTCGGTGGTGGTAACTTGGACGTGTCTGTTCTCGCCATCGAGAATAGTATCTTTCAGGTGAAGGCTGTTTCTGGTGACACTCACCTTGGAGGAGAAGATTTCGACAATAGAATGGTTGACTATTTTGTTGAAGAGGTCAAGAGAAAGCACAAAAAAGACATAAGCGGCAACCCCCGCACGTTGAGAAGGTTGCGGACTGCTTGTGAGAAGGCAAAGCGGAATCTGTCTTTTATGGCACATACAACTATTGCATTGGAACATTTGTATGATGGAATCGATTTCGAATACAAACTAACCCGCGAAATATTTGAGGAGCTCAACATGTACTTGTTCGAGGAATGCATTGGCCATGTAGACAAGTGTTTGAAGGACTCCCAGATCGATAAGACAAGTATCCACGATGTGGTACTAGTTGGTGGATCCACTAGAATTCCCATGATTCAAAAATTGCTTCAAGATTTCTTTAATGGTAAGGAGCTGTGCAAGAGCATTCACCCCGATGAGGCTGTAGCCTCTGGTGCAGCAATTCAAGCCGCGATTCTGAGCGGCCAGCAGAGTAATCACGAAAATAGTATATGTGACATTGAACTACATGAAGTCGCACCACTATCTCTTCGTCTGGTGACTTTAGGTGCTGAAATGGAAGTCGTTATCTCAAGAAACACACCAATTCCTACCACAATAGAGAAAAGATTTACTCCGGGGATTGACTTCCAAAAGAAAGTAGAGCTATCAGTGTACCAAGGAGAAAGTGAAAGAACAAGTGACAATACTCTGTTAGGTGAATTCGTTTTCTCTGCCCAGCGACATGTTCCTCATCTAAATGTATTCTTCGACATTGATGCTAATGGTATCTTGAATGTCTCCGCGGAAGATAAAGCTAGCCAGAAAAAACatgttttcaaaaaatttagaCGCAAAGTTGGAGGCTGGTTGCATAAGAAAGATCGAGAGAACGGTACTGAAAGAAGCTCTTAA